The Nocardiopsis dassonvillei subsp. dassonvillei DSM 43111 genome contains a region encoding:
- the folK gene encoding 2-amino-4-hydroxy-6-hydroxymethyldihydropteridine diphosphokinase, with protein sequence MGSNLGDRMAALQGAVDTLLDGADAPVPVAVSPVYETAPVGGPEQGAFLNAVLVVDTDGPPRALLERARAAERAFDRVRGVRWGPRTLDVDVIAFGDVRDDDPELTLPHPRAHERGFVLRPWLDADPGARLPGRGPVADLLEACGEQGLRRRDDLRLRLPGRD encoded by the coding sequence CTGGGCTCCAACCTCGGGGACCGGATGGCCGCCCTCCAGGGGGCCGTGGACACGCTGCTGGACGGCGCGGACGCGCCGGTCCCGGTGGCGGTGTCCCCCGTCTACGAGACCGCGCCGGTGGGGGGCCCCGAACAGGGCGCCTTCCTCAACGCGGTCCTGGTCGTGGACACCGACGGTCCGCCCCGCGCCCTGCTGGAGCGCGCCCGAGCGGCCGAGCGGGCCTTCGACCGCGTCCGCGGGGTCCGGTGGGGGCCGCGCACGCTGGACGTGGACGTCATCGCGTTCGGGGACGTGCGCGACGACGACCCGGAGCTGACCCTGCCGCACCCGCGCGCCCACGAACGGGGGTTCGTGCTCCGTCCCTGGCTGGACGCCGACCCCGGGGCGCGCCTGCCCGGGAGGGGTCCGGTCGCCGACCTGCTGGAGGCCTGCGGTGAGCAGGGACTGCGCCGGCGCGACGACCTGCGGCTGCGTCTGCCGGGGCGGGACTGA
- a CDS encoding PH domain-containing protein codes for MSPALAWYRRIVVGTLCLLAGGGGAVLLLVRASWPWAAAWAVLAAAVLAAGWVLAGLFRRSWGYAEADEELYLTYGVFVRQLVVIPYGRMQVVDVTADLLEQALGIATVQVRTAASTADTRVVGLPLAEAVRMRDRLAARSESFSTGL; via the coding sequence GTGTCGCCCGCCCTGGCCTGGTACCGCCGGATCGTGGTGGGCACGCTGTGCCTGCTCGCCGGGGGCGGGGGCGCCGTGCTGCTGCTCGTGCGGGCCTCCTGGCCCTGGGCCGCCGCCTGGGCGGTTCTGGCCGCGGCGGTCCTGGCCGCGGGCTGGGTCCTGGCCGGGCTCTTCCGCCGGTCGTGGGGCTACGCGGAGGCCGATGAGGAGCTCTACCTCACCTACGGGGTGTTCGTGAGGCAGTTGGTGGTCATCCCCTACGGCCGGATGCAGGTCGTGGACGTCACCGCCGACCTCCTCGAACAGGCCCTGGGCATCGCCACCGTGCAGGTGCGCACCGCCGCCAGCACCGCGGACACCCGGGTGGTCGGGCTGCCGCTGGCCGAGGCCGTCCGGATGCGCGACCGGCTCGCGGCGCGCAGTGAGAGCTTCTCGACGGGGTTGTAA
- a CDS encoding cation diffusion facilitator family transporter: MSVEGSTRAVVTALCANLGIAATKFVAYLLTGSSSMMAESIHSVADSSNQALLLIGGKRARRGATEEHPFGYGRERYVYAFMVAIVLFSLGGLFALYEAWHKISHPEPITSWQWVPVAVLLVAIVLESFAMRTAVKESNAVRGKAGWVQFVRRSKSPELPVILLEDAGALLGLVFALAGVSLTLFTGDGLWDGLGTAAIGVLLVVIAVVLAVEVKSLLIGESATSENVRAIRRAIESVEDIDRLIHMRTQHVGPEELLVAAKVAVDAHDDAGRITRAINEAEERIRTAVPIATLVYIEPDLFRGGASPEASPGTVSSG, encoded by the coding sequence GTGAGTGTCGAGGGAAGCACGAGAGCCGTCGTCACGGCGCTGTGCGCGAACCTGGGAATCGCCGCGACGAAGTTCGTGGCCTACCTCCTGACCGGATCGTCGTCGATGATGGCCGAGTCCATCCACTCGGTCGCCGACTCCAGCAACCAGGCGCTGCTGCTGATCGGCGGCAAGCGGGCGCGCCGGGGCGCCACGGAGGAGCACCCCTTCGGCTACGGCCGCGAGCGCTACGTGTACGCGTTCATGGTGGCGATCGTGCTGTTCAGCCTGGGCGGCCTGTTCGCGCTCTACGAGGCCTGGCACAAGATCTCCCACCCCGAGCCGATCACGTCCTGGCAGTGGGTCCCCGTGGCCGTGCTGCTGGTGGCGATCGTGCTGGAGTCGTTCGCCATGCGCACGGCGGTCAAGGAGTCCAACGCGGTCCGGGGCAAGGCGGGCTGGGTGCAGTTCGTCCGCCGCTCCAAGTCCCCCGAGCTGCCGGTGATCCTGCTGGAGGACGCCGGCGCCCTGCTGGGCCTGGTGTTCGCCCTGGCCGGTGTCAGTCTGACCCTGTTCACGGGCGACGGCCTGTGGGACGGCCTGGGCACCGCCGCCATCGGCGTCCTGCTGGTGGTCATCGCGGTCGTGCTGGCCGTCGAGGTCAAGAGCCTGCTCATCGGCGAGTCCGCCACGAGCGAGAACGTGCGGGCCATCCGCCGGGCCATCGAGTCGGTCGAGGACATCGACCGCCTGATCCACATGCGCACCCAGCACGTGGGCCCCGAGGAGCTGCTGGTGGCCGCGAAGGTGGCCGTGGACGCGCACGACGACGCGGGCCGGATCACGCGGGCGATCAACGAGGCCGAGGAGCGCATCCGGACGGCGGTGCCCATCGCCACGCTGGTCTACATCGAGCCGGACCTGTTCCGCGGCGGGGCCTCGCCGGAGGCTTCCCCCGGCACCGTCTCCTCGGGCTGA
- the vapC gene encoding type II toxin-antitoxin system VapC family toxin gives MNTVYLVDSSAWVEYLRKTGSETHVFVRELIERGVHLATTEPVAAEILSGAKSSTELQQLERLTDGLIQLSLDNRLDFHHSAGIYREARSRGKTIRKLYDCLIAAVALRTDAVLVHCDRDFDHLAEVFPRLRVQRHDQD, from the coding sequence GTGAACACCGTCTATCTGGTGGACAGCTCCGCCTGGGTGGAGTACCTGCGCAAGACCGGTTCCGAGACCCACGTCTTCGTCAGGGAACTCATCGAGCGCGGCGTCCACCTGGCCACGACCGAACCCGTCGCCGCCGAGATCCTGAGCGGGGCGAAGAGCTCCACCGAGCTCCAGCAGCTGGAACGCCTCACCGACGGCCTGATCCAGCTGTCTCTGGACAACAGGCTCGACTTCCACCATTCGGCGGGCATCTACCGTGAGGCCCGCTCCAGGGGTAAGACGATCCGCAAGCTCTACGACTGCCTCATCGCGGCCGTCGCCCTGCGCACCGACGCGGTCCTCGTGCACTGCGACCGCGACTTCGACCACCTCGCCGAGGTGTTCCCCCGGCTGCGCGTGCAGCGGCACGACCAGGACTGA
- a CDS encoding PH domain-containing protein yields MLPPFGWRPQPSRPPRPEDDVTTGVFRAHWMSVPLQVVAVTLVFVALVGPILNTFGFAWVVMMAVAVVFGTLAYALPAWWYATFGLREDHLVVHSGLVRRSSREVPLSRLQAVDVVRPLFLQVFGMAELRIELAGGDGSDIRLRCLPRVLAERLRVAVLAHAAGLPGRSPEAPEWPFYRLPFLLLLGALTFRVPVLLSFIALLMLATAGAVFAEAGVVGALLPLTLGLLRYFWGPLARYTDYYASLSSDGLRLRYGMFQRRMQTVPPGRVQAVRVVEPLLWRALGVARVEANVAGYAGARQADSSTLLPVAPRRTAFALVNELFPESEAAHVPLVPNDRPVPNLMGVDEHLFVSTRGLFCLVTEIVPVERVQTARLVAGPLARLTGRVAVDVDTPPGPVRARAHGRRAREARRFLDALTEYGRRARVPAAGTERWATRATLTRRTGAAGRPPFEEAGPGEPASAGAASAHIEDAQDPTRVEAPAADAPPPGGRPRFLAPGAEGPESEDWGPGVAEAGKDGTADTSAEDGTEGTRDTPER; encoded by the coding sequence ATGCTGCCCCCGTTCGGGTGGCGGCCCCAGCCGTCCCGGCCCCCGCGGCCGGAGGACGACGTCACCACGGGCGTGTTCCGTGCGCACTGGATGAGCGTCCCGCTCCAGGTCGTCGCGGTGACCCTGGTGTTCGTGGCGCTGGTCGGCCCCATCCTCAACACCTTCGGCTTCGCCTGGGTCGTGATGATGGCCGTGGCCGTCGTCTTCGGCACGCTCGCCTACGCTCTGCCCGCGTGGTGGTACGCCACCTTCGGGCTGCGCGAGGACCACCTGGTCGTCCACAGCGGCCTGGTCAGGCGCAGCTCGCGCGAGGTGCCGCTCAGCCGCCTCCAGGCGGTGGACGTGGTCCGGCCCCTGTTCCTCCAGGTGTTCGGCATGGCCGAGCTGCGCATCGAGCTGGCGGGAGGCGACGGGAGCGACATCCGGCTGCGCTGCCTGCCCCGCGTCCTGGCCGAGCGCCTGCGCGTGGCGGTCCTCGCACACGCCGCCGGACTCCCCGGGCGCTCGCCCGAGGCGCCGGAGTGGCCGTTCTACCGGCTGCCCTTCCTGCTGCTGCTCGGCGCGCTGACCTTCCGCGTGCCGGTCCTGCTGTCCTTCATCGCGCTGCTCATGCTCGCCACCGCGGGCGCGGTCTTCGCGGAAGCGGGCGTGGTGGGCGCGCTCCTCCCGCTCACCCTGGGGCTGCTGCGCTACTTCTGGGGGCCCCTGGCCCGCTACACCGACTACTACGCCTCCCTCTCCTCCGACGGTCTGCGCCTGCGCTACGGCATGTTCCAGCGGCGCATGCAGACGGTCCCGCCGGGGCGCGTGCAGGCCGTGCGCGTGGTCGAGCCCCTGCTCTGGCGGGCCCTGGGCGTGGCCCGGGTCGAGGCCAACGTGGCCGGTTACGCGGGCGCGCGCCAGGCCGACTCGTCCACCCTGCTGCCCGTGGCGCCGCGCCGCACGGCCTTCGCCCTGGTCAACGAGCTGTTCCCGGAGAGCGAGGCGGCCCATGTGCCGCTCGTGCCCAACGACAGGCCGGTGCCGAACCTGATGGGCGTGGACGAGCACCTCTTCGTCAGCACGCGCGGCCTGTTCTGCCTGGTGACCGAGATCGTCCCGGTGGAACGCGTCCAGACGGCGCGCCTGGTGGCCGGGCCGCTGGCCCGCCTGACGGGACGTGTCGCGGTGGACGTGGACACGCCCCCGGGGCCGGTCCGCGCCAGGGCCCACGGGCGCCGGGCCCGGGAGGCGCGCCGCTTCCTGGACGCGCTGACCGAGTACGGGCGCCGGGCCCGGGTGCCCGCGGCGGGCACGGAGCGCTGGGCGACCCGAGCCACCCTCACCCGCCGGACCGGGGCCGCGGGGCGGCCCCCCTTCGAGGAGGCCGGGCCCGGAGAACCCGCGTCCGCCGGGGCGGCGTCGGCGCACATCGAGGACGCGCAGGACCCGACGCGCGTCGAGGCCCCGGCTGCGGACGCGCCGCCGCCGGGCGGCCGTCCGCGTTTCCTGGCGCCGGGGGCCGAAGGTCCCGAATCCGAGGATTGGGGACCAGGGGTCGCGGAAGCCGGGAAAGACGGCACCGCCGACACCTCCGCCGAGGACGGTACGGAGGGGACCCGGGACACCCCCGAACGCTGA
- a CDS encoding Rossmann-like and DUF2520 domain-containing protein — protein sequence METTQGRPARLRIGVIGSGRVGSVLGQALGRAGHKVVAASAVSDASRARVADRLPTARVLEPAQVAEASDLVLLTVPDDALPELVEGLASTGTDLRGKILVHASGAHGYGVLAPATLVGALPLALHPAMTFTGRDEDVDRLANCAFGVTAPEQLRPIAEALVVEMGAEPVWITEDKRTLYHAALAGGANHLVTLVSDSAALLASAGVPEPGRMLAPMLSAALDNALRLGIHGLSGPVLRGDAGTVAGHIEQLRENAPESVASYVELARLTADRAINAGMLKPEDAARLLDVLRR from the coding sequence ATGGAGACGACGCAGGGACGCCCCGCCCGCCTGCGGATCGGCGTCATCGGATCCGGCCGGGTCGGCTCCGTCCTCGGACAGGCCCTCGGCCGGGCCGGGCACAAGGTCGTCGCCGCCTCCGCGGTCTCCGACGCCTCCCGTGCCCGCGTCGCCGACCGCCTGCCCACCGCGCGCGTGCTCGAACCGGCTCAGGTCGCCGAGGCCAGCGACCTCGTCCTGCTCACCGTCCCCGACGACGCCCTTCCCGAACTCGTCGAGGGGCTCGCCTCCACCGGCACCGACCTGCGCGGCAAGATCCTCGTCCACGCCAGCGGCGCCCACGGCTACGGTGTCCTGGCCCCCGCCACCCTCGTCGGCGCGCTGCCCCTCGCGCTCCACCCCGCCATGACCTTCACCGGGCGCGACGAGGACGTCGACCGCCTCGCCAACTGCGCGTTCGGCGTCACCGCGCCCGAGCAGCTGCGCCCCATCGCCGAGGCCCTCGTCGTCGAGATGGGAGCCGAACCCGTGTGGATCACCGAGGACAAGCGCACCCTCTACCACGCGGCCCTCGCCGGGGGCGCCAACCACCTGGTCACCCTGGTCTCCGACAGCGCCGCCCTGCTCGCCTCCGCCGGGGTCCCCGAACCCGGCCGCATGCTCGCGCCCATGCTCAGCGCGGCCCTGGACAACGCCCTGCGGCTGGGCATCCACGGGCTCAGCGGCCCCGTCCTGCGCGGCGACGCCGGAACCGTCGCCGGGCACATCGAGCAGCTGCGGGAGAACGCCCCCGAGAGCGTGGCCAGCTACGTCGAACTCGCCCGGCTCACCGCCGACCGCGCCATCAACGCCGGAATGCTCAAGCCCGAGGACGCCGCGCGCCTGCTCGACGTCCTCCGCCGCTGA
- a CDS encoding type III pantothenate kinase yields MLLAIDVGNSETVFGLFASDDLLEHWRVGTDTRRTADEWAVVLRGLVDGSSLGRPEDIDGIALCCSVPSVQHEMRDMFRRHFGDVPAVIVEPGVKTGVPIRMDNPKEVGSDRIINALAANHLYGGPAVVVDFGTATTFDAVSARGEYVGGAIAPGIDISVDALSRRGAQLHMVEIVKPRAAIAKNTTEALRSGIVFGFAGQVDGIVDRMVAELTDAPDDVTVVATGGLASIVVAECETVDLHEPWLTLIGLRLVYERNVG; encoded by the coding sequence ATGCTGCTCGCGATCGACGTCGGCAACTCCGAGACGGTCTTCGGTCTCTTCGCATCCGACGACCTTCTCGAACACTGGAGGGTGGGAACCGACACCAGGCGCACGGCCGACGAGTGGGCCGTGGTCCTGCGCGGGCTCGTCGACGGCAGCAGCCTGGGCCGCCCCGAGGACATCGACGGCATCGCCCTGTGCTGCTCGGTCCCGTCGGTCCAACACGAGATGCGGGACATGTTCCGCCGCCACTTCGGGGACGTCCCGGCCGTGATCGTCGAACCCGGCGTCAAGACCGGGGTGCCGATCCGGATGGACAACCCCAAGGAGGTGGGCAGCGACCGGATCATCAACGCGCTGGCCGCCAACCACCTCTACGGCGGCCCCGCGGTGGTGGTGGACTTCGGGACCGCGACCACCTTCGACGCGGTCAGCGCGCGCGGAGAGTACGTGGGCGGGGCCATCGCCCCGGGCATCGACATCTCCGTGGACGCCCTCTCACGGCGAGGCGCCCAGCTGCACATGGTGGAGATCGTCAAGCCGCGCGCGGCCATCGCCAAGAACACCACCGAGGCGCTGCGCTCGGGGATCGTGTTCGGGTTCGCGGGCCAGGTGGACGGGATCGTGGACCGCATGGTCGCCGAGCTCACCGACGCGCCCGACGACGTGACCGTGGTGGCCACCGGGGGGCTCGCCTCCATCGTGGTGGCCGAGTGCGAGACGGTCGACCTGCACGAGCCGTGGCTGACCCTCATCGGCCTGCGTCTGGTCTACGAGCGCAACGTCGGCTGA
- a CDS encoding type II toxin-antitoxin system VapB family antitoxin, with protein MSRTNIDIDDELVTTAMERFQVSTKREAVDIALRRAVGTPLTKEFLLSLEGIGWEGDLEEMRRSGFEGGAPAS; from the coding sequence ATGAGTCGCACAAACATTGACATCGACGACGAACTGGTCACTACCGCCATGGAACGCTTCCAGGTGAGCACCAAGCGCGAAGCCGTGGACATCGCCCTTCGCCGGGCCGTGGGCACACCTCTCACCAAGGAGTTCCTCCTCAGCCTGGAGGGCATCGGCTGGGAGGGCGACCTGGAAGAGATGCGCCGCTCCGGCTTCGAGGGCGGGGCGCCCGCCTCGTGA
- the panC gene encoding pantoate--beta-alanine ligase yields the protein MTAPHPAAPAPLVAHTPDELRRALTGAGRVALVPTMGALHEGHRSLMRLARERADTVVVSVFVNPLQFGPNEDFDRYPRTLDTDTAVCAEEGVDVVFAPGVDTMYPAEQTVTVHAGAMGDRLEGASRPGFFTGVLTVVSKLLHLVGPDLAVFGSKDAQQLAVVRRMAADLNMPVEIVGAPTLRDPDGLATSSRNVYLSGAERTSALSLSRALEAGRAAVPGGPDAVRAAARAVLDDAAGAEPPVELDYLALVDPATFADVPADHTGEAVLAVAARVGATRLIDNVSLTL from the coding sequence ATGACCGCACCGCACCCCGCCGCCCCCGCCCCCCTCGTCGCGCACACGCCCGACGAGCTGCGCCGCGCCCTCACGGGCGCCGGGCGCGTCGCCCTCGTCCCCACCATGGGCGCCCTGCACGAGGGCCACCGCAGCCTCATGCGCCTGGCCCGCGAGCGCGCCGACACCGTGGTCGTCAGCGTCTTCGTCAACCCGCTCCAGTTCGGGCCCAACGAGGACTTCGACCGCTACCCGCGCACCCTGGACACCGACACCGCCGTGTGCGCGGAGGAGGGCGTCGACGTGGTCTTCGCCCCCGGAGTCGACACCATGTACCCCGCCGAGCAGACGGTCACCGTCCACGCGGGCGCGATGGGCGACCGGCTGGAGGGCGCCTCCCGCCCCGGGTTCTTCACCGGCGTGCTCACCGTGGTCAGCAAGCTCCTGCACCTGGTCGGCCCGGACCTCGCGGTCTTCGGCAGCAAGGACGCCCAGCAGCTCGCCGTGGTCCGCCGCATGGCCGCCGACCTCAACATGCCCGTGGAGATCGTCGGCGCGCCCACCCTGCGCGACCCCGACGGCCTGGCCACCTCCAGCCGCAACGTCTACCTCTCCGGGGCCGAGCGCACCAGTGCCCTGTCCCTGTCCCGCGCCCTGGAGGCGGGCCGCGCCGCCGTCCCGGGGGGCCCCGACGCCGTCCGCGCCGCGGCCCGGGCCGTCCTGGACGACGCGGCCGGGGCCGAACCCCCCGTCGAACTCGACTACCTCGCGTTGGTGGACCCCGCCACCTTCGCCGACGTCCCCGCCGACCACACGGGCGAGGCCGTCCTGGCCGTCGCCGCCCGCGTGGGCGCGACCCGGCTCATCGACAACGTGTCCCTGACCCTCTAG
- a CDS encoding L-aspartate oxidase, whose amino-acid sequence MSTSLQTRLDAPEPGWTIEADVAVVGSGIAGLSTALRYVQRTERGRVVLVTKDRLSTGSTAYAQGGIAAAMAPEDGPVAHMVDTHLAGAGLSDPHAVNVLAAEGPDALRWLIGLGAEFDLAEDGALALTREGGHRADRVAHAGGDATGAEIQRALVAAVLAEERIEAVEHAVALDALRDPDTGAVCGATLHVMGEGARDGVGAVLAPAVVLATGGMGQVFAATTNPPVSTGDGLALAARAGARLRDLEFIQFHPTVLWLGPEARGRQPLVSEALRGEGAYLVDAEGRRIMEGVHELADLAPRDVVARTIARTMAEQGVDHVYLETRHFGRATWERRFPTILASCREHGIDPLAQPVPVAPAAHYASGGAEVDIDGRTSVPGLWAVGEVARTGVHGANRLASNSLLEGLVYADRIAARLAVDPAPRSARAEAVGTVTPLPDPAAAARVRTLMSRHAGVLRTGEGLAELTAELDGLARPGSPATPDVAAWETANLLTAARLVAAAALHRTESRGAHQRADHPEPVPGLRIRPVVVRLEGNTIVTTDEDWTPSLPPALTAELDSIGLPLAGPGAGGVLEASDAHPDARAEFSLPYTAPSQSHVDLVRRALSEDLTAGPGIDVTTVATIPGDQVRTAHVVARADGTVSGLPLAELVFWLVADGALEAHRTVADGDAVKRGDVLMTVTARTRDLLTAERTALNFLTHMSGIATATRAWVDAVAGTGARIRDSRKTRPGLRALEKYAVRCGGGVNHRYGLSDAGLVKDNHVVAAGGVGEAVRAIRARFPDLPLEVEVDRTDQIEDAIAAGAEEILLDNFTVERLREAVALVAGRARLESSGGLTLDVAGDVARTGVDYLAVGALTHSSPALDIALDLL is encoded by the coding sequence ATGAGCACATCCCTCCAGACGCGGCTCGACGCCCCCGAGCCGGGGTGGACGATCGAGGCCGACGTGGCGGTCGTCGGCTCGGGCATCGCCGGTCTGAGCACCGCGCTGCGCTACGTCCAGCGCACCGAACGCGGCCGGGTCGTGCTCGTCACCAAGGACCGCCTGTCCACCGGCTCCACCGCCTACGCCCAGGGCGGGATCGCCGCCGCCATGGCGCCCGAGGACGGGCCCGTCGCCCACATGGTCGACACCCACCTGGCGGGGGCGGGCCTGTCCGACCCCCACGCCGTCAACGTCCTGGCCGCCGAGGGCCCCGACGCCCTGCGCTGGCTCATCGGGCTGGGCGCCGAGTTCGACCTCGCCGAGGACGGCGCCCTGGCCCTCACCCGCGAGGGCGGCCACCGCGCCGACCGCGTCGCGCACGCGGGCGGCGACGCCACCGGCGCCGAGATCCAGCGCGCCCTGGTGGCCGCCGTCCTGGCCGAGGAGCGCATCGAGGCCGTCGAGCACGCCGTGGCCCTGGACGCCCTGCGCGACCCCGACACGGGAGCGGTGTGCGGCGCCACCCTGCACGTCATGGGCGAGGGCGCCCGCGACGGCGTCGGCGCTGTCCTGGCCCCCGCCGTGGTGCTGGCCACCGGCGGCATGGGGCAGGTCTTCGCCGCCACCACCAACCCGCCCGTGTCCACCGGCGACGGCCTCGCCCTGGCCGCCCGCGCCGGGGCGCGCCTGCGCGACCTGGAGTTCATCCAGTTCCACCCCACGGTGCTCTGGCTCGGCCCCGAGGCGCGCGGGCGCCAGCCCCTGGTCTCCGAGGCCCTGCGCGGCGAGGGCGCCTATCTGGTGGACGCCGAAGGCAGGCGCATCATGGAGGGCGTCCACGAGCTGGCCGACCTCGCCCCCCGCGACGTGGTGGCGCGCACCATCGCCCGCACGATGGCCGAGCAGGGCGTGGACCACGTCTACCTGGAGACCCGCCACTTCGGCCGGGCCACCTGGGAGCGGCGCTTCCCGACCATCCTCGCCTCCTGCCGCGAGCACGGCATCGACCCGCTCGCCCAGCCGGTCCCCGTCGCCCCCGCCGCCCACTACGCCTCCGGCGGCGCCGAGGTCGACATCGACGGCCGCACCTCGGTCCCCGGCCTGTGGGCCGTGGGCGAGGTCGCCCGCACGGGGGTGCACGGCGCCAACCGGCTCGCCTCCAACTCCCTGCTGGAGGGCCTGGTCTACGCCGACCGGATCGCCGCCCGCCTGGCGGTCGACCCCGCCCCCCGGTCCGCGCGGGCCGAGGCCGTCGGCACCGTCACCCCGCTTCCCGACCCCGCCGCCGCGGCCCGCGTGCGCACCCTCATGTCGCGCCACGCCGGGGTGCTGCGCACCGGTGAGGGGCTCGCCGAGCTGACCGCCGAACTCGACGGCCTCGCCCGTCCCGGTTCCCCGGCCACCCCCGACGTGGCCGCCTGGGAGACCGCCAACCTGCTCACCGCGGCTCGGCTCGTGGCCGCCGCCGCGCTGCACAGGACCGAGAGCAGGGGCGCGCACCAGCGCGCCGACCACCCCGAGCCCGTGCCCGGGCTCCGGATCCGCCCTGTCGTCGTCCGACTGGAAGGGAACACCATCGTGACCACGGATGAGGACTGGACGCCCTCCCTGCCGCCCGCGCTCACCGCGGAACTGGACTCCATCGGCCTCCCCCTCGCCGGTCCGGGCGCCGGCGGGGTTCTGGAGGCGTCGGACGCCCACCCGGACGCGCGCGCCGAGTTCTCCCTCCCGTACACCGCCCCCTCGCAGTCCCACGTGGACCTGGTCCGCCGCGCCCTGTCCGAGGACCTCACCGCGGGGCCGGGCATCGACGTCACCACCGTCGCGACCATCCCCGGCGACCAGGTGCGCACCGCGCACGTGGTGGCCCGCGCCGACGGCACCGTCAGCGGCCTCCCGCTCGCCGAACTCGTCTTCTGGCTGGTCGCCGACGGGGCCCTGGAGGCGCACCGGACCGTGGCCGACGGCGACGCGGTCAAGCGCGGCGACGTCCTGATGACGGTCACCGCGCGCACCCGCGACCTGCTCACCGCGGAGCGGACCGCGCTCAACTTCCTCACCCACATGTCCGGAATCGCCACCGCCACCCGCGCCTGGGTGGACGCCGTGGCCGGGACCGGCGCCCGGATCCGGGACAGCCGCAAGACCCGGCCGGGGCTGCGCGCGCTGGAGAAGTACGCCGTGCGCTGCGGCGGCGGGGTCAACCACCGCTACGGCCTCAGCGACGCCGGACTGGTCAAGGACAACCACGTCGTCGCCGCGGGCGGCGTCGGCGAGGCGGTCCGCGCCATCCGCGCGCGCTTCCCCGACCTCCCCCTGGAGGTGGAGGTGGACCGGACCGACCAGATCGAGGACGCCATCGCCGCGGGCGCCGAGGAGATCCTGCTCGACAACTTCACCGTCGAGCGGCTCCGCGAGGCGGTCGCGCTGGTCGCGGGCCGTGCGCGGCTGGAGTCCTCCGGCGGCCTGACCCTGGACGTGGCGGGTGACGTGGCCCGCACCGGGGTGGACTACCTGGCGGTCGGGGCGCTCACCCACTCCAGCCCGGCGCTGGATATCGCGCTTGACCTGTTGTGA
- a CDS encoding DUF3180 domain-containing protein codes for MPRDEEGRMRPTGWRVPSLLAVVGALTGVLVTNSLPGLPLLPWSAIPTLLLLAVAEGYTAGRTRRRILREPGTEPMQPLSAARLVALAKASALFASLALGFFAGMALSVSDTLVLPVHREVFLTALGTALSSGLLLAAALYLEHACRVPEDDDPQDGARF; via the coding sequence ATGCCCCGGGACGAGGAGGGGCGGATGCGCCCCACCGGATGGCGGGTCCCGTCCCTGCTGGCGGTCGTCGGCGCCCTCACCGGGGTGCTGGTCACCAACTCCCTGCCGGGGCTGCCGCTGCTGCCGTGGTCGGCGATCCCGACCCTGCTGCTGCTCGCGGTCGCCGAGGGCTACACGGCGGGGCGGACCCGCAGGCGCATCCTCCGGGAGCCGGGGACCGAGCCGATGCAGCCGCTCAGCGCGGCCCGCCTGGTCGCCCTGGCCAAGGCCAGCGCGCTGTTCGCGTCCCTGGCGCTGGGCTTCTTCGCGGGGATGGCGCTGTCGGTGTCGGACACGCTGGTGCTGCCCGTGCACCGGGAGGTGTTCCTCACCGCGCTGGGCACGGCCCTGTCGTCGGGGTTGCTGCTGGCCGCCGCCCTGTACCTGGAGCACGCCTGCAGGGTCCCCGAGGACGACGATCCGCAGGACGGCGCCCGGTTCTGA